A single genomic interval of Festucalex cinctus isolate MCC-2025b chromosome 16, RoL_Fcin_1.0, whole genome shotgun sequence harbors:
- the ntn5 gene encoding netrin-1 has translation MMFRAFSLPPSTSPFLAFLLLYLLPRPLLFSSLSHVPLSWTSPHDPCYHLDGRPRHCLSEFINAAYGVSVNASRSIQGFSFDGNISTLTDLHNPHNLTCWQAQGGQESGDWVLTVPLGRRFEITYISLQFCYHGEPSDPISISIFKSMDYRHTWRPMQHYSSDCFGDFGLPSQTVAQTRHQETEPLCSDPRPLQRQRGGMVLAFSALDGRPSSPDFDYSPTLQDWVTATDIRVVFHQTSAKTKLSSGKKNDAWTEEERVVGLVRWSSGNAGVPTGNMNTDNMPSFFDRGTKNSEMSTQKIADKIRGSHHKDGNNVTSKERGDTYSLDVLSKKGVRARKLGRKKDGDQWLICPNGGCNWTVEGRHRGPKGRELRKRRNNHPNTRQTSRNLQVVPLTAAPIPPLALSDLQVGGRCKCNGHASKCRRDDEGRAVCMCEHHTAGPDCDVCEDFYFDRPWHRATPTHSNPCVACECNGHSNKCRFSMEVFQQSGRRSGGVCLKCRHHTAGRHCQYCHNGYTRDQSKPLHHRKACQPCQCHLLGAVGRWCNHTSGQCLCREGVTGLRCNRCAPGYKQGTSPLRPCVRIQEVAPTPVFQPQYSIDEECVSHCQPSQVKVRMNLDTYCLKDYVLKVQVRGMERSGPWWQFSISVQVVFRTGSPSRIRRGPQSLWVPDRDLACGCPALHVGRTFLLIGADEGERGWAPDERRLVADRSTLALQWREHWSPKLRGFRGQDKRGRCADRPPHQDRKSSEPQTGYIPPHLLADTDAGSSADEVSTSSPQNGVSHEQET, from the exons ATGATGTTCCGGGCCTTTTCCCTTCCCCCTTCCACCTCTCCCTTCCTCGCTTTCCTTCTCCTTTATTTACTTCCTCGGCCTCTCCTATTCTCCTCATTGTCTCACGTCCCACTGAGTTGGACTTCACCTCACGATCCCTGCTACCATTTGGACGGCCGTCCTCGCCACTGTCTGTCCGAGTTCATCAACGCCGCCTACGGCGTTTCGGTCAACGCTAGCCGCTCCATCCAAGGCTTCAGTTTTGATGGCAATATCAGCACCTTGACGGACCTTCACAATCCACACAACCTCACCTGCTGGCAGGCTCAAGGGGGTCAGGAGAGTGGAGACTGGGTCCTCACAGTGCCACTGGGTCGCCGCTTTGAAATCACCTACATAAGTCTGCAGTTCTGCTATCATGGGGAGCCATCGGACCCAATCTCAATATCCATCTTCAAGTCCATGGACTACAGGCACACTTGGAGGCCAATGCAACATTATTCCAGCGACTGCTTTGGAGATTTTGGGCTCCCCTCCCAGACGGTGGCCCAGACCAGACACCAGGAAACAGAACCGTTGTGCTCCGATCCTCGGCCCTTGCAGAGGCAGCGGGGTGGTATGGTGCTGGCGTTCTCTGCCCTCGACGGACGTCCATCGTCCCCAGATTTTGACTACAGTCCCACTTTGCAAGACTGGGTGACAGCTACGGACATTCGTGTGGTCTTCCACCAAAcatctgcaaaaacaaaactgagctCGGGCAAGAAGAATGACGCTTGGACAGAAGAGGAACGAGTTGTTGGCCTCGTGAGGTGGAGTTCTGGCAATGCTGGAGTTCCGACTGGCAACATGAACACAGATAACATGCCATCCTTTTTTGACAGGGGCACAAAAAACTCTGAAATGAGTACGCAGAAGATTGCAGACAAGATTCGAGGGAGTCACCACAAGGATGGAAATAATGTGACCAGCAAGGAACGCGGGGACACTTACAGCTTGGATGTTTTGTCAAAAAAGGGTGTAAGAGCTCGAAAGCTTGGTCGTAAGAAGGATGGCGACCAGTGGCTCATTTGTCCGAACGGTGGCTGTAACTGGACTGTGGAGGGACGCCACAGAGGGCCCAAGGGACGAGAACTGAGAAAGCGGAGAAACAACCACCCAAACACCCGGCAAACCTCCAGAAACCTCCAGGTGGTACCCCTTACCGCAGCCCCCATTCCCCCACTGGCCCTCTCCGACCTGCAGGTAGGGGGCCGGTGTAAATGCAACGGACACGCTTCCAAGTGTCGGCGTGATGACGAAGGGCGGGCCGTGTGCATGTGCGAGCATCACACGGCCGGCCCGGATTGTGACGTGTGCGAGGATTTCTACTTTGACAGACCCTGGCATCGGGCCACGCCCACGCATTCAAACCCTTGTGTAG CGTGCGAGTGTAACGGCCACTCCAACAAGTGCCGCTTCAGCATGGAGGTGTTCCAGCAGTCTGGACGGCGCAGCGGCGGCGTGTGCCTCAAGTGTCGCCACCACACCGCTGGACGCCACTGCCAGTACTGCCACAATGGATACACCCGGGACCAAAGCAAGCCGCTGCACCACCGCAAAGCCTGCCAAC CATGTCAGTGTCATCTTCTGGGAGCAGTGGGCCGCTGGTGCAACCACACGTCAGGTCAGTGCCTGTGCCGAGAAGGAGTGACTGGCCTTAGGTGCAACCGCTGCGCCCCGGGATACAAACAGGGCACGTCACCTCTGCGGCCCTGCGTCC GGATACAAGAGGTTGCTCCGACTCCGGTGTTTCAGCCTCAATACAGTATTG ATGAGGAGTGTGTGTCCCACTGCCAGCCTTCGCAGGTGAAAGTCAGGATGAACTTGGACACGTACTGTCTCAAGGACTACG TGTTGAAGGTGCAGGTGCGAGGGATGGAGCGTTCGGGTCCCTGGTGGCAGTTTTCCATCTCGGTCCAAGTCGTCTTCCGCACGGGATCCCCCTCCCGCATCCGCAGGGGCCCCCAGTCCCTTTGGGTCCCCGACCGGGACTTGGCCTGCGGCTGCCCCGCCCTCCACGTGGGCCGGACCTTTCTGCTAATTGGCGCCGACGAGGGCGAGAGAGGCTGGGCGCCGGACGAGAGGAGGCTGGTGGCCGATCGCTCCACGTTGGCCCTCCAGTGGCGGGAACACTGGAGCCCCAAGCTGAGGGGCTTTCGCGGACAGGACAAGAGGGGCCGCTGTGCTGACAGACCCCCGCACCAGGACAGGAAGTCCTCAGAGCCGCAGACGGGGTACATTCCACCTCACCTGCTGGCTGACACGGACGCTGGAAGCTCGGCCGATGAGGTGTCGACCTCGTCGCCACAAAATGGGGTCAGCCATGAACAAGAAACCTGA